From Triticum aestivum cultivar Chinese Spring chromosome 4A, IWGSC CS RefSeq v2.1, whole genome shotgun sequence, a single genomic window includes:
- the LOC123082245 gene encoding uncharacterized protein isoform X1: protein MARGEGSIPSNELSICQLAERHLYEPNTSEEVNLVIRRQVLAHADLTRHPRGWNVGSTVSDYSFHPLAPYPKPNHEAYTLGTRMVAKGLGWDGHTAEYVPQSKGYVEWGISILNNHSFCLKGEAENTDYIYGAIYCSLGEYEVSDSLLRSLLERWDLETNTFLFSSGERTVILLDMLLMSGLPSVGDPYEEYVPSIDDLEPSKLMFPNFLSGLLEEFYRLSRENGSVTFQVWCDHFHNKRERTSSFTSLREQHMYIAAFIAHWLCSYVVVGGGPYIRPGVLLMASWIVSGRKISLAPSALCSLYYSLRRISMHPVAPSYEKRIWPVHYIAGWMGLYLRKPFKDKVKGKHLRDVKQLPMHPTMVKTMFRVPITFSPAKARIFLDDRANIFWNPYAPKNLVGVDQLQRSFTISSHRGMLPWRRATDVDDLCIAEPYHPDRVARQLTLRQQVPYAPLVSVYTKADIGVAYAYWSHLLRSDQGEF from the coding sequence ATGGCGCGTGGTGAGGGGTCTATTCCTTCCAATGAACTATCGATTTGTCAGTTAGCTGAGCGACATCTATATGAGCCTAATACTAGTGAAGAGGTCAACCTAGTGATCAGACGGCAGGTGCTCGCACATGCGGATTTGACGCGCCATCCTCGTGGTTGGAATGTGGGGTCTACCGTTAGTGACTATTCTTTTCATCCACTAGCACCTTATCCTAAACCTAATCATGAAGCCTACACCCTAGGGACCAGGATGGTAGCAAAAGGTCTAGGTTGGGATGGTCACACAGCCGAGTATGTTCCGCAATCCAAAGGCTATGTTGAGTGGGGCATATCTATATTGAATAACCACTCGTTTTGTTTGAAAGGCGAAGCGGAGAACACCGATTATATATATGGGGCCATTTATTGCTCCCTCGGTGAATATGAAGTTTCAGATTCGTTACTGAGGTCATTACTGGAAAGATGGGATCTAGAAACAAATACTTTTCTTTTTTCATCTGGTGAACGCACCGTGATTCTGCTTGACATGCTTCTAATGTCGGGTCTTCCTTCAGTTGGAGATCCATACGAGGAATATGTTCCTTCTATAGATGACCTAGAACCTTCAAAGCTTATGTTCCCAAATTTCTTATCTGGTCTTTTAGAAGAATTCTACCGGCTCAGCCGCGAAAATGGGAGTGTGACTTTTCAAGTTTGGTGTGACCATTTCCATAACAAACGCGAACGCACTTCGTCTTTCACCTCCCTTCGGGAACAACACATGTATATTGCGGCTTTTATAGCCCACTGGCTTTGCTCTTACGTGGTTGTTGGTGGGGGGCCTTATATTCGTCCCGGTGTCCTTCTTATGGCCTCTTGGATCGTCTCGGGTCGCAAGATCTCTTTGGCCCCCTCAGCACTTTGTTCATTGTATTATTCTCTTCGAAGGATCAGTATGCACCCCGTTGCTCCCTCCTATGAGAAAAGAATTTGGCCAGTGCATTATATCGCGGGGTGGATGGGTCTTTATCTGAGAAAACCATTTAAGGACAAAGTGAAAGGGAAACATCTTCGAGATGTTAAGCAACTGCCGATGCATCCAACCATGGTTAAAACTATGTTTCGGGTTCCCATAACTTTCAGTCCTGCTAAGGCACGCATTTTCCTTGATGACCGAGCCAATATTTTTTGGAATCCTTATGCTCCAAAGAACTTAGTCGGGGTGGATCAGTTGCAAAGGTCCTTCACCATTTCTTCACATCGGGGTATGCTTCCATGGAGGCGTGCTACTGATGTTGATGATCTTTGCATAGCGGAGCCATATCATCCTGATCGAGTTGCACGACAACTTACTTTGAGACAACAAGTGCCCTATGCTCCGTTGGTCAGCGTGTACACAAAGGCGGATATTGGAGTTGCATATGCGTATTGGTCGCATTTGTTACGCTCGGACCAAGGGGAGTTCTAG
- the LOC123082245 gene encoding uncharacterized protein isoform X2: MKPFNNIFNTLRPGISNGPNYNRRKRNFLKRGEEYIVPRKLSENDFVVIKEASARGREEHIAAIKLNGKIIMDHWCPILCGFLSNDEPLINSKKKKRKVKDVVATQPMKSRELQQSGVSKSVVAVGSSSAHPLLVCSDDLPETALATGGQKRRNLWPTHADEEERLPFKRKLDFSQENDFSEPITLDGPSIDVELSSFVNDEDFGHVLTGEKDHGLGDLFDLSVEDYTFGECGTSYPPSSPGCDQEIRHSPDPEVMVVSGKGAQMDCSFIKDMFMDATDFIVKRALKGLNDSTLGDPERRIMLESVSQTLPTQVPEVAKVQAMLVGLIDLSKKLESGQTEFTKESERDEHVVAEIELNIKFGHEVSKDIIGDLSAVENKCTEMEAQEAELKAQLEEVTATLHKLKLEMEQRRQAHDAHQSEQKKLLKSLQDTNAGKRTRLAKFKQKTTDLKTEASQLLNNLQNWRAP; the protein is encoded by the exons ATGAAACCATTTAACAACATATTCAATACTCTTCGTCCGGGCATCTCGAATGGTCCGAATTATAATAGGCGGAAACGTAATTTTTTGAAACGTGGGGAGGAGTACATAGTTCCTCGCAAGCTTTCAGAGAATGATTTTGTTGTTATAAAGGAAGCCTCCGCCAGGGGTAGGGAGGAACATATTGCAGCCATCAAATTGAATGGAAAGATAATTATGGACCACTGGTGTCCCATTCTGTGTGGCTTTCTCTCAAATGATGAACCTTTAATCAACTCGAAAAAG AAGAAGCGAAAGGTTAAGGATGTTGTTGCTACTCAACCCATGAAATCTAGAGAG ctGCAGCAAAGTGGCGTATCAAAGTCTGTTGTTGCAGTTggttcttcctctgctcatccattgcTAGTGTGTAGTGATGATCTTCCGGAAACTGCCCTGGCCACCGGCGGACAGAAGCGTAGAAATTTATGGCCCACTCATGCTGACGAAGAAGAGAGGCTCCCCTTCAAGCGCAAACTTGATTTTTCCCAAGAAAATGATTTTTCTGAACCAATAACCTTGGACGGTCCGTCAATAGATGTTGAACTTAGTAGCTTTGTTAATGATGAAGATTTTGGCCATGTTCTCACGGGAGAAAAGGACCATGGCCTTGGTGACCTTTTCGATTTATCTGTCGAGGATTATACCTTTGGCGAGTGTGGCACAAGTTATCCACCTTCCAGCCCAG GTTGTGACCAAGAAATTCGCCACTCACCAGACCCTGAGGTGATGGTTGTATCAGGGAAAGGCGCACAGATGGACTGCAGTTTCATCAAGGACATGTTTATGGATGCTACAGATTTCATAGTGAAACGAGCCCTCAAAGGACTGAACGACTCTACCCTTGGTGATCCCGAGCGACGCATCATGCTTGAGAGTGTTTCTCAGACGCTGCCCACGCAAGTGCCTGAGGTAGCTAAGGTGCAGGCCATGTTGGTCGGGCTTATTGACCTTTCCAAGAAGTTGGAGAGTGGCCAGACCGAATTCACGAAAGAATCCGAGCGAGATGAACATGTTGTTGCTGAAATAGAACTTAATATTAAGTTTGGCCATGAAGTTTCCAAGGACATAATTGGGGACTTATCTGCCGTGGAAAATAAGTGCACTGAAATGGAGGCACAAGAAGCAGAATTGAAGGCCCAGCTTGAAGAGGTTACTGCTACTTTGCACAAGCTTAAATTGGAAATGGAACAGCGCCGACAAGCACATGATGCCCATCAATCTGAACAGAAGAAGTTGCTGAAGAGTCTACAGGATACCAATGCTGGCAAACGTACAAGGCTTGCTAAATTTAAACAAAAGACAACAGATTTAAAGACCGAAGCAAGTCAGTTGTTGAACAACCTGCAGAACTGGCGAGCTCCTTGA